The following nucleotide sequence is from Kiloniellales bacterium.
GACTTCGATTCCGCCGTGGGGGCGCGGGACAACGCGGTGGAGAACAGGAACCAGGCGCGCGCCCAGAAGCTCCAGGCCGAAGCTGATCTCGCCGAGGCCCAGGCCGATCTCGGGGCGCCGGGCGAAGACAACGCGCGCCTGCGCGCGGCCAAGGCGGAGGTCGAGACCGCCGAGCTCAACCTGGAGTTCACCAAGGTCGTAGCCCCGGTCGACGGCTACGTCACCAACCTCGACCTGCGCCTCGGCGACCAGGCCGTCACGAACAAGCCGGCCCTGGCACTGGTCGACGTCGACAGCTTCTGGGTCCACGGCTTCTTCAAGGAGAACTACATCGAGGGCATCCGCGCGGGCGACCGCGCCATCGTCACCCTCATGAGCTATCCCGACAAGCCGCTGCAGGGCCGCGTCCACAGCCTCGGCTGGGGCATCGCCCAGGCCGACGGCAGCGCCGGCTACGAGCTGCTGCCCAACGTCAGCCCGACCTTCGAGTGGATCCGCCTGGCCCAGCGAGTGCCGGTGCGAGTCCACATCGACGAGCTGCCCGAGGGGGTCGACCTGCGGGTGGGCACCACAGCCTCCGTCCTGGTGATGACCGGGACGGCCGGAACCGACAGCGATGGCTCGGTGCCCGCCGCGCCCAGGCCGTTGCAGTAGGGCCGCGGTTCGAGGGGGAGGCCTGAGCCTGTGGATCTCTTCGTCACGCTTGCCGTCCTCCTGGGGCTGACCGCCCTGTTCAGCTTCGTCAACGAGAGGCTTCTCCGTCTGGAGACCACCATCGGGCTGATGGTCCTGGCGCTGGCGATGTCCTTGACGGTCTGGGTCCTCGACCTCGCCGGCGTCATCGATCTGCTCGACGAGCAACGCGCGCTGGTCTCGAAGCTCAAGCTCGACGAAACGCTCCTGAACGGCGTCCTCTGCTTCATGCTCTTCGCCGGCAGCGTCAACGTGAAGATAAGACTCCTCGCCGAGGAGAAATGGCTGATCGGATCGCTCGCGATCGGCGGCACCCTGATCGCCTGGATCCTGACCGGTCTGCTGCTCTGGGGCGTGACGCGCCTCTTCGGCCTCGAGATTTCGCCAATCTACGCCTTCCTCTTCGGCGCCCTGATCTCGCCGACCGACCCCATCGCCGCGCTGGCCATCCTCGGCAAGGTCGGTTTGCCCGAGCGGCTCGAGGCGATCATCGGCGGCGAGTCCCTCTTCAACGACGGCGTGGGGGTCGTGCTCTTCACCATGTGCCTGGCGATCGCCGTGAGCCCGGAACAGCCGACCTTCGCCGATGCGGTGGTCCTATTCCTGCGCGAGGTGCTGGGCGGCGTCGCGCTCGGCCTCGGCGCCGCCGGCCTGATGCGCTGGATGCTGGTGCGGTCCCGGGACTACGGCACCCATCTCCTGATCACCTTGGGCATCGTCGCCTTGAGCTATGCGCTGGCCGAGGCGGTCGAGGTCTCCGGACCCATCGCCGCGGTCGTGACCGGCCTGGTGATCGGCAACGTCAGCGAACCCGCCGAGGCCGGGGGCGTGCACCGGCTGGTCCGCGACTTCTGGCACGGCATCGACGAGACCTTGAACGCCCTGCTCTTCGTGCTCATCGGGCTGACCGTCGTGCTGGTCTATCCGGTCGAGAGCTTTCCAGCCGGTCTCTCCGCGATCCTGGTCTGCCTGATCGCGCGCCTGGTGAGCGTCTACCTGCCGGTCAGCATGCTGGCGCGCACCCCGGCACTCCAGGCCGACGCCTGGGGCCTGTCCAAGCTCCTGACCTGGGGCGGGCTGCGCGGCGGGCTGGCGCTGGCGCTGGCCCTGTCGATCCCGGCGGTGCCGCAGAAGGGTGCGATCGTCTACATGACCTTTGCGGTGGTCGCCTTCTCCGTCATCGTCCAAGGTCTGACGATCAGCAAGATCTTCAAGCCCGAGGCGCTGAAGCGCCTGATCACGTGACGGTGCGGTGAGGTCATGGACAGGATTCTCGTCAGCGCCTGCCTGCTGGGCCAGCCGGTCCGCTACGACGGCCGCGCGAAGGAGATCCGGGATGCGCTGCTGACGCGATGGAGAGGCGAGGGACGCCTGGTGCCGATCTGCCCGGAGGTCGGCGCCGGTTTCGGGACCCCGCGGCCGCCCGCCGAGATCATGGCCGGCTTCGACGGCCGGGACGTCCTGGAGGGCAAAGCCCGCGTCTTGGAGGCAGGCGGCGCGGACGCCACGGCGGCCTTCCTCGAGGGCGCGCGGCTGGCGCTCGAGACCGCGAGGAGAAACGACTGCCGTTTCGCCCTTCTGACGGATGGAAGCCCGTCCTGCGGTTCGACCTTTATCTACGACGGCGGCTTCGACGGCCGCGCCAAGCCGGGCCCTGGGGTGGTCGCCGCGCTGCTGTCGGCCGAGGGGATCGCCGTCTTCGCCGAGACGCGGATCGCGGAGCTCGCAAAGGCGCTCGAAGGCGGCGGCGGTTCATAACCGCGGCGTCCCTGCCTATACTCCCCGGCAAAGGGACAGGGACGGGACCATGGCGATCGACGCGGAGACCTTCGACCAGCTTCTGGAGACCGTCGGGCGCTTCGTCGAGGAGCGGCTGCGGCCGGCCGAGGCCGAGGTCGACGCCGAGGACCGGGTGCCCGAGGGCATCGTCGAGGAGATGAAGCGGCTTGGGCTCTTCGGCCTGACCATTCCCGAGGCCTACGGCGGCCTGGGCCTGGAGGCCGAGGAGGAGGTCCGGGTCGCCCTGCTGCTGGGCCGCAGTTCGCCGGCCTTCCGCTCGGTCTTCGGCACCAATATCGGGATCGGCAGCCAGGGCCTGGTGGTCGACGGCACCGAGGCGCAGAAGCGGCACTACCTGCCGGGCATGGCCTCGGGCGAGATCATCGGCT
It contains:
- a CDS encoding HlyD family secretion protein, yielding MKALSTVAKVLLTSAVVLVAVAVVAVKYWDYIVNPWTRDGQVRAQVVQITPRISGPIVRLPIEDNQFVKAGDLLFEIDPRTFAADLALAKAKLDRTRDQISALEKNVTAAEATVEQYGALIKAAEATIRKNEAEVERTKIDVDRAEILLKQGNVTKRRRDEAIADFDSAVGARDNAVENRNQARAQKLQAEADLAEAQADLGAPGEDNARLRAAKAEVETAELNLEFTKVVAPVDGYVTNLDLRLGDQAVTNKPALALVDVDSFWVHGFFKENYIEGIRAGDRAIVTLMSYPDKPLQGRVHSLGWGIAQADGSAGYELLPNVSPTFEWIRLAQRVPVRVHIDELPEGVDLRVGTTASVLVMTGTAGTDSDGSVPAAPRPLQ
- a CDS encoding DUF523 domain-containing protein; its protein translation is MDRILVSACLLGQPVRYDGRAKEIRDALLTRWRGEGRLVPICPEVGAGFGTPRPPAEIMAGFDGRDVLEGKARVLEAGGADATAAFLEGARLALETARRNDCRFALLTDGSPSCGSTFIYDGGFDGRAKPGPGVVAALLSAEGIAVFAETRIAELAKALEGGGGS
- a CDS encoding sodium:proton antiporter is translated as MDLFVTLAVLLGLTALFSFVNERLLRLETTIGLMVLALAMSLTVWVLDLAGVIDLLDEQRALVSKLKLDETLLNGVLCFMLFAGSVNVKIRLLAEEKWLIGSLAIGGTLIAWILTGLLLWGVTRLFGLEISPIYAFLFGALISPTDPIAALAILGKVGLPERLEAIIGGESLFNDGVGVVLFTMCLAIAVSPEQPTFADAVVLFLREVLGGVALGLGAAGLMRWMLVRSRDYGTHLLITLGIVALSYALAEAVEVSGPIAAVVTGLVIGNVSEPAEAGGVHRLVRDFWHGIDETLNALLFVLIGLTVVLVYPVESFPAGLSAILVCLIARLVSVYLPVSMLARTPALQADAWGLSKLLTWGGLRGGLALALALSIPAVPQKGAIVYMTFAVVAFSVIVQGLTISKIFKPEALKRLIT